In the Microcebus murinus isolate Inina chromosome X, M.murinus_Inina_mat1.0, whole genome shotgun sequence genome, TGCAGAAATCAAAGGTTAAATGCTCTTCAGCTATTTCAAATATGCAGGCTCACCCTAAACCCTGATCACAGATGGATTTGAGAACTAGACACTAGCACGATGTAAAATAGGACTTCTATGCTTAAGACAGGCACAGATCTCCAACAAAGCACCTTCTCAACCACCTCTTCTAAAACATGagccttttttcccttctttttgctTATACACCTCTCGACCTCCCCACCCTACCACACATGAGCCTCGTTTAATATCTGCAGCTaacaaaattctgaaaaatggGAGCTTACAACTAACTGGATTAACCCAGTGTAAGTGAATAGCAAAAAGCAGTTAACAGCTCACTTGGCACCTCTAAATCCAATAATTCCTatctttcactgaaaaaaataaaagaatgttacTAAATGCAAAATAGACAATACATAGCTCATGTAGTGGGGAATAACAAATTTGAAaggtttatttaataaacataattaaacAGATTCTTTGAACCAGAAATAATAGACCCGGTTTTAGGAAAGCAGAACTAGACCTCTCATGACCTTTGAGAATATCTAATTCACCGatacattataaataagaaaaacgaAAACAGAGAGGCAACACAAAGTTTTCAAAACTCCATTTTCAAAACTgtgtgatgggggagggggggaaatgggcatttattgaaaccttaaaatctgtacccccataatatgccgaaataaaaaaaaacaagaaaaaaaaaaaaactgtgtgaTGGTGAGAGACTTATTTAGGAGTGACTATCACTGTAAATAGTTATTTGGTTCAGATGGTTTTATACAAAGAGAAGATGGCATTTTTCTGTGCCCCatacctttcttttttgttgttgttttaaaaaatttttttgagacagaatctccccttgttgcccaggctagagtgagtgccatagcgtcagcctagctcacagcaacctcaatctcctgggctcaagcaatcctcctgcctcagcctcccgagtagctgggactacaggcatgtgccaccatgcccggctaattttttctatatatatattagttggccaattaatttctttctatttatagtagagacaggggtctcgcccttgctcaggctggtttcgaactgctgacctctagccatccgcccgcctcggcctcccagagggctaggattataggtatgagccaccaggcccagccccacaCCTTTCTTAATAaggctcaggagttagagaccagcctgagcaagagagaaagactccatcaataatataaatagaaacaaattagccaaacaactaaaaatagaaaaaattagccaggcatggtggcacatgcctgtagtcccagctacttgggaggctgaggcaggaggatcgcttgagcccaggagtttgaggttgctgtgagctaggctgacgccacggcactctagcccggacaacacagtgagactctgtctcaaaataaataaataaataaataaataaggcctaAGTTTTTAATGGCTCACTTGGCTCTGCACCAGCAAACTGGGCCAATGACATCAATAAGTAATTGGCAGTTACACTGAGATCCCTGTTTTGGGATCCAATGTGTCCATGCGTCTGTTATTTTATAAGCGTAACATACTATTTTCCCCTAAAGTTATCACACTGCTCTCACCTACACACTGTTCTGCCAATTGTCAGTCGGCTCTCAATGATTTCCCAGGTATTGCAGTTTGTTCCTATTAGCATTTCATATGCCCCCAGCACTTAGTAGTATCTATAAATGTGGACATTTCACTCTTGTCCATATCCTCCTTCCGAtcactcataaatatttaaaataataccaatCCCTGAATGGATGGGAGAGAGAGGACAACCCTTTTGTTGCTTGTCTAAATTGGTTTCTTATTAGGGACAAAATGTTGCCATCTTTTCCCTACTCCCAAAGCTAGAGAGTACCACTGTTGTGTAGCACTCACAAGAGCTTGccttttagattaaaaaaaaaaaaatggctttccATTTGAAAGTCAGATAGATGTTATCTCAAATTGGCTACCAAGAACCTGACATGTATCCCACACAGAAGCTGTATTTGGAATCGAAAACATTTCTTCAGACTCAATGGCAACCAAACATTACTAGGAGAATATCTCCAACAAATGACATTTGTCCTTTACAAATAAATTACATGCAGGCCCAAACTGAATGattcacaaaaagaaataagagctgATAATTAAGATCTAAAAGTCCAGCCTCACCAATAAGAGAAATGTAtcataaaacaaagatttcattcttttacatatgaaattagcaaaaataaaatatttaagaacctAAATGGGTGTAAAAATCGACAAAAttttttggaaagcaatatggcaaCTCTTTATAATGTCCAAATCTTTTGACAAGTCAAATTCTAGAACTCTATAAAGAAATGACCCAAAACAGATaacaaaaactaaatgaaaagatagtctttacataatttaaaacactgaaaatctGTAAAATACTTACATATAACAGAGTATCAAGAAACCATTAGGTGAGAATTATAAAGAAtgtaaacatgaaaatatgcatGTTGTAATGTTAAAGAcaaaatgcaatataaaatagTGCACATACATGATCAACtgtagaaaaatgaagagaatgagaagatgTGAGCAAAATTATTAACACTGGTTACTTCTGGGTGGTGAAACTATCAGTCTTTTTGTCCCCATATTTGATGGTTATCCTCAAAGTTACAATGAATATTTACCAAATTTGTAGATTGAGGGAGCTATTCAAATTTAAACAatggaagaaaaatcacaaaatggaTGATAGATTTGACCACATGATTTCAAATCTCTACtagcaaaaaatttttaaaaattaaaaagcaaacagtAACCTGGAGTAGGTATTAATATTACAGAAATTTTAGTAAAATAGTGTTTATTTACAGAACACATTCAAATAGATAATAATAAACCCTAAACTAAAACTTCAACAGATAAATCAGTATAAGGTATAGACCATCActgtatgaaagaaaataaaacttatgagAAACacatggaggaaaaaagaatccAAACTCACTAACaaccaagaaatgaaaaaaataatactggtTTTTacccacaaaaataattttttaagaaaaacattcagTGCTTGTGTGAGTAAAAATTGGTACAAACTTTTTAGGAAGAAACTTGACAATACATATTGAGTGTGAAAAATGTTCATAACCTTTGATGTAGTAATTCTACtacaatgtatgtaacctaaccaaataataaaagaaatacatgtattttcagtcttttattaCAAGAAAAAAGGCAATAACCTTTTTACTATTGTACATTTGGATCAacacaccaaaatattaataaaggttaaagacaaaaaaaaaaaactctatgcaGTAAATGACTGGTTGGCTCAGGGTTAGATCAGATCGCAAATCAGGCAAAACAAGAAGGGTGTGTCCAGCCTGCTGCTGTCGGCCATTTTAGACCCTCTGCAGAACAAAAAGCACAGAAGACATGGGTAGTTAAGGATAGCCACCCCAGTAGGCACCAACTCAacaattctttacttttttgtcCCCTAGGTATGTTACCTTGTACAATGGGTGTTGTCAAAAGAAGCAAACAACTCTCCTTTCTAAAATTGTTTAGAAAAGTTACaaacaaaatttgaaatcataaaagaaGAGTCCTTTAAATTTGTCCTCTCATTTTAGGGGATAAAGTATAATGCTTAAGAGCATAGGAGTCTGGAGCCATACTACCTGGATAAAAATCTTGTCTCAGCCATTCAACTAGCTGTAAAGCCTTGGAAAATTTAATCTGTGTCCCTCaaatttcttatttgtaaaaactGAAGAATAGCACTGCTATTTGACAAGATTGCTGAGAGCACTAAATAAATTAAGGCTTATGTTAAACCACACACACCAGTCAGTACCtcgcacatagtaagtgctttaGACGTTTAAGtgtaatcattattattacagataaacaggcccagagaaagaaaaggtcCAGCATGAGATAGCTAGGATTACTGGAAAAGATGTGTGCTTCTCACTTCTGAATCCTGTGCCCTATGtactacacacacatgcactaaTAAtttagtgcatatatatatgcactaaattataataatatatatgcactaaattattattttagcgGTTAACAACAAATCCTAACGGGCAGCTCTCAGAGAgactgccttaaaaaaaaaaaagaaaaagaaaaactccagtCTTCCAGCTAGACAAAGGCGTGCTGAAAGTtctacataagaaaaaataatttaggaaaggGTGTAAGCCCAGATCAGCTTCATACCATCACTACTATTAACTACTTTCAATCTCTTTACACGCCAGTATGAGTCCCAGACAGCCAAACTTCAGGTTTAAAGCAAAGTGTAACAAGCGTTTGGAAACATAGCAAATCCTCATCCCGATGTTCTACAAGGGGAGAAAATTAAGGGCTTTTGGCCAACATAACAGCAGATTCTCACATTGCTTTGCTACTGTGATGGGAAGAACAGTGTATCTATCCAGAGCCAAGTATAACGGCCCCAAATCCGCAAACCAGGCTGAGAGTCCTCCGACTGTGTACTGCCCAAGTGTGGCCTGTCTCCAAGCGCTCCCTTTTTACGCATTTCCTACACGCGGCCAGCTGCCGCGACCTTTTGCAGAGTCATCATCGCCTCCGCATTTTTAAACCCACTCATCGATAGGCCAGTGAGTGGATAAGATTCTGGCTCAATTCCTAGTGGATTTGGCGACAGCGTAAGACAACTCCAACTACCAAGGCAGATCTTTTTCTCTGCAGACCCTGCTCGCCCAAGATGGCCAAGCAAAGACAACTTACCTCCCCCCTCGCCATTTTGCAACCTTAATAACTCGTAGGCTGcgcgcctcccctcccctccccatcgaGTCATTCTGTCTGAAATACGCATGCGCGTCTCTCCCTCCCGACAGTTGAACCCGTCACCATGTTGTCTCAATTACGCATGCGCgccttctccccctcccagccgCTGTGGCCAACTCCTAGCAACGTAGCATTCTCAACTACGCATGCGTGTCTTTCGCTTTCGCCCTTCCACCCCGCCACTCCGCCTAAGCGGGGCGCGTGCGTGCCTCCCTCTCCCCGCGACCACTGGAACCCCTTCCCCTCAAGTCAGGTCTTCTCAAACACTGCATACTTGGGCGCCGCCATTCGGCGCCGCGTCTCCCCATCCTCTCAAATACTACGGGTACCGTGCTAGTCCTCTCccattctctcccttccctctcccaccgttttttatatataatatatatgcctGCTGCTGTCTGGACGTGTTTCTCGCCACAGTTGTGCCCCAGTGCCAATGGCGAGCCATTAGCAACGTTCTCAAAAATGCAGGTAGATAGGATAAACTATGGAAGTTGAATTCGGGAAAGAAGGCACAGCAGGAGATAGAGAAGGGCAGGTCCCAGATCTAGATGGAATCCGCCCAGGCCCCAAGGGAGGGGCTAGAGTAACCTTGGATTCATGTAACAAGACCCGCCGACGTGAACAAAAGCAAAGGAAGCTTTCATAAATGATCGGATGAGCCTTAGCCTAAAGCCTCACCCTTTAAATACACCTGCTACAAGTGAGGCACCCCAAATTTTGTAAACAGGAAACCTTATGGAAAATACTCCTGCTCAGGTGCCTCGACCCGGGTTAGAGGAAATGAGTCTGCATCCCTTTTGCAATGGGAAGGTAGTGCTCAACATCGTTTTGGAGAACTGAAGCCCATCCTGGACCCCATTTTTTTCCTCCCGTGAACCGGAAGAATGCACAAATTAAGGATCACCCTGGCCCAAGTTCCCTCCGCCGCCCTCCATGTTATGTTCTTCCCCTACATCGTTCCTTTACCTCCCGGCTGAATCGAGTGTCGTAGCAGGAATTCTTAAAGCCAGCAGTCCCAAGACTGGGTGGAGAGAGCGGCGGGACAGACAGAGAGCGCGCCTGAGTGGCAGCAGCAGGCCTTAATGGCAGTGGACAGCAGGCAGGGGACCGGTGGCTCAAGCCGCAGCCCTGATGCCAGAAAAGGACATCCTCCTAGATCGCCGCACTGTGCTTCCAGCGCATGCGCCGCGCGcgccctcccgcccctcccgcccctgaGGGTCTAACCCTTAGCAGTCCACCGACCTCCTTTCGCCCCTCCGCCCGTTCCCTGGTCCCTAGTCCGCCGTGCTTCTTCCACCTTACCCCTCCCCTTGGTCACACCGGCCTCCACCATCATCCCTCCCTCAGCCCATCCTTTCGTCAAACCGTCTCccgttttttttgtgtgtgtgttttttttttgagacagagtctcgctttgttgcccaggctagagtgagtgctgtggcgtcagcctagctcacagcaacctcaaactcctgggctcaagcaatcctcctgcctcagcctcccgagtagctgggactacaggcatgtgccaccatgccccgctaattttttctatatatattagttggccaattagtttctttttatttatagtagagactggggtctcgctcttgctcaggctggtcttgaactcctgacctcgagcaatccgcccgcctcggcctcccagagtgctaggattacaggcgtgagccaccgagcctggtcCCCTCTcccgttctttttttttttttttttttttgttttgttttgtttttattaggcTTAATATGTTCAACCCTCTCCCGTTCTTAGCCCACCATTCGGTTGCCAAGTCTCAGTGTTGGCTACTTTAATTCCCTGAGGCACTTAGTGGCCTACCCTCTGATTCCTgacccttctctgcctctctgcagCCCTACTCCTCTCCTTTTGGCCCTGGTGTTGCAAATTgtaaaaaatacagcaaaaaaaaaaaaagtcatttttaaaaagagtattatATCCACACAATCCTCTCTAAAGTGGTTCTCAGGCTGGGCCAACCAGCCAGCGTGGGGCAAACAGAACACTTTATTGACGATGGCCCACAGAGAAAACCTAGAGACAAGGAACCAGAAGACCCCTCACACGGAGCAAAAATGGCAAGGGTGGTCAATCACTTTGAGGGGGAAAGGCAGTATGCCATCAACATGGAGgacttggccaggcatggtggctcacgcctgtaatcctagcactctgggaggccgaggcaggaggattgctcgaggtcaggagttcaagaccagcctgaacaagagtgagaccccttttctactaaaattaattggccagctaatatatatagaaaaaattagcctggctcggtggcacatgcctgtagtcccagctactggggaggttgaggcaggaggatggcttgagcccaggagtttgaggttgctgtgagctaggctgacgctacggcactcactctagcctgggcaacaaagtgagactctgtctcaaaaaaataaaaataaaaaaaaggaataaaaaaaaaaacatggaggactattttctttctcttcagaaCCCTGGTATTCTCTGGACATTAAAAATACTATTCATGCCAAATgtttagaggcttaaaaaaataatactgttcAGTGTTTGTCACTGTTAACTACAAGGCTTGTTCCTGTCTTCTGTAAgaacacaaatattaattttcagaGAAGTGGCATCATTTATTCAAGAGGCTCtgagggccgggcacagtggctcacgcctgtaatcctagcacttgggaggccgaggcaggcggattgctcgaggtcaggagttcgaaaccagcctgagcaagagcgagacccctgtctctactataaatagaaagaaattaattggccaactaatatatagagaaaaaattagccgggcatggtggcgcatacctgtagtcccagctactcgggaggctgaggcgggaggatcacttgagccctggagtttgaggttgctgtgagctaggctgaagtcatgacactcactctagcctgggcaacaaagcgagactctgtctcaaaaaaaacccaaaaaaaaccaaaagaaaacaaacaaaaaaaaactgtgggCATGTATAgccttaattaaaatataaacctaAAGGAAATTTTCCACTTGAAACACTCATTTTTggggggactacaggcacacgccaccatgcccgggtaagtttttcattatatattttagttggccaatcagttttttctatttttagtagagatggagtcttgttcttgctcagactggtctcgaaccccCGACCTCGAGTGAtactccctcctcggcctcccaaagtggtaggattactggcatgagccactgtgcctggccctaaaTCTTAACTATGAGAAATGCCACAGATCACATTTTTTGAACAGGAAGGAATGCAAAGTCTATCCTAAAGACCCAAGTGTTTCTAAGCATGGGTTACtgacactaagaaaaaaaaaaaagaaaaaaaaaacagaaaatgtaaaagtaaagaaaaagaaaaaaaaaagaccctaatgttaaaacaaacaaacaaaaacaagacaacaCCACTCAGTTAATTGATTGTTGCCCTTTTGGTTTCTTGAGCACACGGAAAGTTGGGGCAAAAGGGCGGCTGGAATGCCTGTGACatctgtgtttgtttatttatttatttatttcagcatattatgggggtacaaatgtttagggtacataaattgcccatgtccccccccagagtcagagcttgaagtgtgaccatcccccagactgtgcacatgtcactcattatgtgtgtatacacacatgtccTGTTCCCCACTGCCACCTGCTAGACACCCGATATATAgtgttcctatgtgtccacttgggtgttgatccgttaattcgaatctgctggtgagtacgtgtggtgcttgcttttcaaTCCTTGGGGACACTTGACTTCGTAGAACAGGGTGCCTGTGACGCGCTGACGGGGCCGTGCGCAAACCTTGTGTGACGTCGCAGAGGCCTTTTGAGTAAAACGGCCATTTGTTCCTAAGCCACCTTAAGGGGAGTCGCGTCGGGGCCTCCGGGACAGCAGTGGGCCCGCTCACCGGAAGATCTCACCGTAGCCATGAGCAATAAGGAATGTTTCAAGTGTGGACGGTCCGGTCACTGGGCCCGGGGCTGTCCTAGAGGCGGGGCCCGAGGCCGGGGCGCCCGCGGCCGCGGCAGAGGGTCTCCGTGCTGCTCCACCACCGTCTCCGACAACTGCTACCGCTGTGGGGAGTCCGGTCATCACGCCAAGAACTGTGACCTTCTCGAGGACATCTGCTACAACTGCGGGCGAAGCGGCCACATCGCCAAAGACTGTAAAGAGCCCAAACGAGAGAGAGAGCAGTGCTGTTACACCTGCGGCAGACCCGGTCACCTGGCTCGCGATTGTCATCGTCAGGAAGAGCAGAAATGCTATTCTTGCGGCGAATTTGGGCACATTCAGAAAGACTGCACCCACGTCAAGTGCTACCGATGTGGTGAGACCGGCCACGTGGCCATCAACTGCAGCAAAGCAAGCGAAGTCAACTGCTACCGCTGTGGCGAATCGGGACATCTTGCGCGGGAATGCCCCATTGAGGCTACCGCTTAAGTTCCttcctgtgtcccctccccctctctccttttGCTGATTgataattgtattattttctctgGAACCTCTTCACTGACCAAAAGGTTGATAGATTGAGGCTACTCTCAGACCAGTGAGCTTTAATTACCATGTTAAAGAAGGAAAGGGCTGcaacaaaaatctcaaaaaaaaaaaaaccaaaaaaaaatacacGTGAATCACTTCTAGATGCTTCGCAGTTAAGGTGATACTTCTGTGCAGTACATGGAGCCAGTTATGGAGTCGTCACTCTGAGCATAGTCAGTTTCTCAGTTGTTTTGCTGAACTTGGAGTTAACGCATTTAATTAGGAGATTCCAGTAGTGTGCCAAGAACCATTAGAAGAGTTGAAGATAAGTGAATAAATCAGAACAAGTTGAGGAACACAGGCCTAGAATCTATTAACAGGAAAAATATGTAGTATGTCAGATGAAGGTAAAATGccacagagaaaaaagaacaccaggtaaaaggataaaaaaagaaagtgtatgtTGGACGATGAGGGGAAGAATGTGGTGCTGTTTTAGATACACGAGGCTACCCTGAGGAGGTGATATTTCCTCAGAGATCCATAGAACAAATAAAGCTGATTCTGGAAATATCTATGACCTTgccaaagtaattttaattttttttttttattgatggcTTTGAATTATCTGACCTCATtagcttttaaataatattgaaagaTATCTCTGTCTGGCCCCTCATAGAGTGTGTAgtttaatgaaaacaaatcagaaaaaaagatgtaTAAATGTGAGTTgctttgagagagaaagagcaatcaaaaaaaccaaaacaaaacaaaaaacctaaactACAAATCACACTCATACGGACATTGATGTCAAAGTTTGGActtacaggtttttaaaaatatctaaggaAATAAGTATAAGCATAAATATTAAGCAGTTTGGGGCTTCGGTAATTTAATAATACTCTTCACAgagatgaaaattatattatttaggaGTTTCTGAAAAATGTGTTCTCACAGATAAAATTGTTAAGTTTCATATGCTGGAAGCAATTTCAAAACTCAGATCTGAAAAACAActgaacttttataaaaatagataaagcaCTTTTAAACTCTAAACAAAACCTAGGGGGAGGGACATAACTATTGTATcaagagaaaattgaaattgtCATGGTAAATGGTTTAGAAAACAATAATGTCAAACCTGGGATATGATAGAATTTAGAACACAAAAACTAGTGTACGGGGTACAGTTTTTGGCCCATGAACTCAAATGGTCAAGAAATGTAACTTATTTTATAACTGAAGCCACACTCTTTTGCAAACCATGGTAAGAGTTACTGTATAATCCATCTGAAAGGCCTCTTCCATTCAGCTGAGTTCCTTTCAACTTCTGTGACTCTTTCGGGCTCCTAAAAATTGATTCTATCACTCTTTGTGCTGTCTAATAAACTTAGGCACACTCCCAGCCCCTAAATGGGACAGTCTCAGTCCAATCTGCCAAGACACAGCATGAAATTcctatatcacatttttaaaaaattgtatttatttttagtttctatttttgttttttatgtttttttcaccTTCCAACAGATCTATCCTATATCGCGTTGAGCAAACAAATTCTCACATCCCATCACAGTGCTGGACTCTAGGAAAGGAGGAATCTGTGTTTGAATCCCTAAAAATCATCTGGAGTTCCATTTCCCATGCCCTCGGGAGTTTGGTCCAGCGTTGGAGGGGGGACACTGTGTCCCTTTATAAAGGACACACTCAACATATAAGTCCTCTACATGTCTGGTCTCTAGGCAATCTTTTCTAGTCTGGGGGAAGGGAAGCCATATTTTGACTCATCAATATCCCTGTGGCAGAAGATACAAAATGGCAGCCCACTTAATGAACCAGGTACACAAGTATGTTTAGTTTGACCTACACATTGTTGAACAATTTTTGTAAATTGAATGCcagcatttaaaaattggaatatttctcaaaaaagtaCTTATTTTTAGTCAAtctgaaacaaaagcaaagattaGGAAGCAATAAGTACACATCCTGTGTGAAAACTTTCAGCTGCAAGTGAGTACCACTTTCTCCCTACACTCAAGTCATAGGCTCTTCCATTAATCCCAGCCCCCACTGTTCCCTGGGTTTACAAAACTCCCAgccagcattcttttttttttttttttgagacacagtctcactctgttgctcggactagagtgccatggcatcatcctagctcccaacaacctcagactcctgggctcaagcaatcctcctgcctcagcctcccgagtagctgggactacaggcatgtgccaccacgcccggctaattttttctatttatttttagttggccaattaatttgtttctatttttagtagagacggggtcttgctcttcctcaggctggtttcgaactcctgaccttcagagatccaccagcctcggtctcccagagtgctaggattacaggcgtgagcaaccacgcctggctaatttattctatatatttttagttggccaattaatttgtttctatttttagtagagacagggtctcgctcttcctcaggctggtttagaactcctgacgttgagcgatcacagtgctaggattacagcgtgaaccaccacacctggttccAGCCAGCATTCTTCACCTGAGTCTATCACCCCTGCTGTATCCCTGGAGACATGGGTAGACAACTATATAACATCCACTACACAAGTTTAGTTAAAACTTTATG is a window encoding:
- the ZCCHC13 gene encoding zinc finger CCHC domain-containing protein 13, which produces MSNKECFKCGRSGHWARGCPRGGARGRGARGRGRGSPCCSTTVSDNCYRCGESGHHAKNCDLLEDICYNCGRSGHIAKDCKEPKREREQCCYTCGRPGHLARDCHRQEEQKCYSCGEFGHIQKDCTHVKCYRCGETGHVAINCSKASEVNCYRCGESGHLARECPIEATA